A genome region from Bacteroidales bacterium includes the following:
- a CDS encoding ATP-dependent 6-phosphofructokinase — protein MNRVLVATGGGDCPGLNAVIRAIVKRAAHERDWEVIGSIQSFDGILREPTEIRVLDERAVAGIHVQGGTIIGTTNKGGPFAWPVKSKDGIWTSVDRSDEMIRKLQYLGIDAVISIGGDGSQKISQDLYEKGLNIIGVPKTIDNDLSATDFTFGFQTAVQIATEAVDKLVTTAASHNRVLVLEVMGRFAGWIALHAAIAGGAEVCLIPEIPYNTQKVLDKLNSRYSKGKGNAIIVIAEGATELGGALTSEHSDEVGYNNLRLGGVAHKLVHDLKVAGFEADMRETVLGHLQRGGSPIAYDRILATQFGVKAFEMVLEGKFGEMVAYRHPDIISVPLIDAINKPNFVDPTSDLLKTAKGIGISFGA, from the coding sequence ATGAATAGAGTTTTAGTGGCAACTGGTGGTGGTGATTGTCCGGGTTTAAATGCAGTAATTAGGGCAATCGTGAAACGTGCTGCTCATGAACGAGACTGGGAAGTAATTGGTAGCATTCAATCTTTTGATGGAATTCTGCGTGAACCAACAGAGATTAGGGTTTTGGATGAGAGGGCTGTAGCTGGAATCCACGTACAAGGTGGAACAATTATAGGAACAACAAACAAGGGTGGTCCCTTCGCTTGGCCAGTAAAATCCAAAGATGGAATTTGGACGTCAGTCGATCGATCTGATGAAATGATTAGGAAACTTCAGTATCTTGGGATAGATGCTGTAATTAGCATTGGTGGTGATGGATCTCAAAAAATTTCTCAAGATTTGTATGAAAAGGGATTAAATATTATTGGAGTCCCAAAAACAATTGATAACGACCTTTCTGCAACCGATTTTACTTTCGGTTTTCAAACTGCAGTTCAAATTGCTACCGAAGCAGTTGATAAATTAGTTACCACAGCAGCTAGTCACAATCGTGTTCTGGTTCTTGAAGTTATGGGTCGATTTGCTGGTTGGATTGCCTTACATGCTGCTATTGCAGGTGGTGCTGAGGTATGCCTTATTCCCGAAATACCATACAATACTCAAAAAGTATTAGATAAACTAAACAGCAGATATAGTAAAGGGAAAGGAAATGCAATTATTGTTATTGCCGAAGGTGCAACAGAACTAGGAGGCGCCCTTACTTCTGAACATAGCGATGAGGTTGGCTATAACAATCTCCGTCTGGGTGGTGTTGCTCACAAATTAGTTCACGATCTTAAGGTTGCAGGATTCGAAGCAGACATGCGCGAAACAGTACTTGGACACTTGCAGCGTGGAGGTAGCCCTATTGCGTATGATAGAATACTTGCTACCCAATTTGGAGTTAAAGCTTTCGAAATGGTATTAGAAGGGAAGTTCGGCGAGATGGTAGCATACCGCCACCCCGATATTATCTCTGTTCCATTGATTGATGCAATCAACAAACCTAATTTTGTTGATCCAACCAGTGATTTATTAAAGACTGCCAAAGGGATTGGTATTAGCTTTGGGGCCTAG